A window of the Gossypium arboreum isolate Shixiya-1 chromosome 2, ASM2569848v2, whole genome shotgun sequence genome harbors these coding sequences:
- the LOC108467145 gene encoding uncharacterized protein At5g49945 gives MDLSSFRLLFLLSLFVTHLSFSHVLADSHFEGFDAEEDDPVEDDILHHHSIPSPPVTQSDSRPLSDLETKSHPDPNPVPTSDPPSQSDLQKPSTTSFDYWDEDEFEGLPIEQPPPEPPKVTETATSDDPESKTTSKPQNATVPKKSFTVEIACGSFLIVFIVNYFTGKRENENLALAWAAKFATKGSIFEKNFSLLGVGEGEDSPLLLKEGQTVFKFYASGRRYCQGLLATMELKSRHDLISRLFNLVVPCKDEITFEVYMNDEAMDQVVFAVAKKKAAKGMQKEVRDLQRFAGLMPTPSGRKWVVDELSVISESKEVAGDLITETVLEQVFGDKAFEKYGKNFISMHFSDQHPGMHRKMLLFKFALPDANHMAEITRLVALVPYYIDLIGRYKLSSQARSKTEAARVKAAQEAYKELQNARQEALQRKKAEKKKMLEEAEAKLSAEAARKREAKDRARQMKKAMPRMKMTRAH, from the exons ATGGACCTTTCTTCCTTCCGCTTGCTTTTTCTCCTCTCTCTTTTCGTAACCCATCTCTCTTTCTCTCATGTACTCGCTGATTCCCACTTTGAAGGATTTGACGCCGAAGAGGATGACCCTGTTGAAGATGACATCTTACATCACCATTCCATCCCATCACCTCCTGTAACTCAGTCCGACTCACGGCCCCTTTCAGATCTTGAAACCAAATCCCATCCTGATCCGAATCCTGTCCCCACTTCGGATCCTCCGTCCCAATCGGATCTTCAAAAGCCCTCCACTACTTCTTTCGACTACTGGGATGAGGACGAGTTCGAGGGTTTACCTATCGAACAACCACCACCCGAACCTCCAAAAGTTACTGAAACCGCTACTTCCGATGACCCAGAATCGAAAACAACCTCGAAGCCCCAAAACGCTACGGTTCCGAAGAAGTCGTTCACGGTGGAGATTGCCTGTGGGTCTTTCTTGATTGTTTTTATAGTCAATTACTTTACCGGTAAACGTGAAAACGAGAACCTTGCTTTGGCATGGGCAGCCAAATTCGCTACAAAAGGTTCTATCTTTGAGAAAAATTTCAGTCTTTTGGGTGTGGGAGAAGGGGAGGACTCGCCGTTACTGTTAAAAGAAGGGCAAACCGTATTCAAATTCTACGCGAGTGGACGAAGATACTGCCAGGGATTGCTGGCAACGATGGAGTTAAAGAGCAGACATGATCTGATATCGAGATTGTTTAATTTGGTGGTCCCGTGTAAAGATGAAATTACTTTTGAAGTTTATATGAATGACGAAGCAATGGATCAGGTGGTTTTCGCGGTGGCAAAGAAGAAAGCGGCCAAAGGGATGCAAAAAGAGGTGAGAGATTTACAAAGATTTGCCGGGTTGATGCCGACTCCTAGTGGAAGAAAATGGGTGGTGGATGAACTATCCGTCATTTCCGAATCAAAGGAGGTTGCTGGGGATCTGATTACCGAGACTGTGCTTGAGCAG GTTTTTGGGGACAAAGCTTTTGAGAAATACGGAAAGAATTTCATTTCGATGCATTTTTCAGATCAACATCCTGGTATGCACAGGAAGATGCTGTTGTTTAAGTTTGCCCTCCCTGATGCCAACCACATGGCTGAAATCACTCGCTTGGTAGCTCTTGTACCATACTACATTGACTTAATCGGGCGGTACAAGCTCAGCTCACAG GCTCGATCCAAAACTGAAGCTGCAAGAGTGAAGGCTGCCCAAGAAGCATACAAAGAACTTCAAAATGCAAGGCAAGAAGCATTGCAGAGAAAGAAAGCAGAGAAGAAAAAGATGTTAGAAGAGGCAGAGGCAAAGCTCAGTGCAGAAGCGGCTCGCAAGAGAGAAGCAAAAGATCGTGCTCGGCAGATGAAGAAAGCAATGCCAAGAATGAAGATGACCCGCGCACATTAG
- the LOC108467259 gene encoding uncharacterized protein LOC108467259, with protein MLSIYSLDFPLFYFISFSLFSLDSFPKSMDWEPLAAAKASISPYDLLFQALALIPFSHYFFAASFLFLIFLYRFLEIHFLHDLLTLSRGDPVTLTYNSCSDLAQSVVANCKILQGRYLATPWLSSPHLQTAFLSFLGRPPPLTYRRHLFRAFDGGTIALDWLTYTDVVGGTSCMPDSSAAPKGDKTPIVIVIPGLTSDSAAAYVKHLAFNLARQGWNVVVSNHRGLGGVSLTSDCCYNAGWTEDLRKIIDHIRCEYPEAPLYAVGTSIGANILVKYLGEDGANTPLFGAAAICSPWDLLICDRFINRRPMQKLYDRALTVGLQGYAQLHQSILSRLANWEGIEKSSSLRDFDNHATRVLGKFETVDTYYRRSSSTNYVENVSVPLLCVSALDDPVCTSEAIPWDECRLNENIILATTPHGGHLAFYEGITASSIWWVRVVNEFFGVLRISPHIEGRKKMQGSTMPKPLQSSIDQAPYLNVMEDGMVTAMSNEQTDAFVEGISDEDTTHSKKDEGTISDKGTSVDLTDKLNPEKQIKQQVEQNVKDLIVPVQGRIDKLSRRSRQSIWLLVYISIITTWPFVGSVLLSVLKRRFKTFKPGTLFRK; from the exons ATGTTATCCATATACTCATTGGATTTtcctctcttttattttatttctttctccCTCTTCTCATTGgattcatttccaaaatcaatggATTGGGAACCGTTAGCTGCAGCAAAAGCCTCCATCTCTCCCTACGATCTTCTTTTCCAAGCACTTGCTTTAATCCCCTTCTCCCATTATTTCTTCGCCGCTTCCTTTCTCTTTCTCATATTTCTTTACAGATTTTTGGAGATTCATTTTCTTCACGATTTACTCACTCTTTCCAGAGGCGATCCCGTTACGTTAACTTACAACTCCTGCTCCGACCTTGCCCAATCAGTCGTCGCCAACTGTAAGATACTCCAAGGaag GTACTTGGCCACTCCATGGCTTTCTAGTCCTCATCTTCAGACTGCTTTCTTGAGTTTTCTGGGAAGGCCTCCTCCACTTACTTATAGACG ACATTTATTCCGTGCCTTTGATGGTGGAACAATTGCTCTGGACTGGCTAACTTACACGGATG TTGTGGGTGGTACCTCCTGCATGCCTGATAGTTCCGCTGCTCCTAAAGGTGATAAAACTCCGATTGTGATTGTGATTCCTGGCTTGACCAGCGATTCTGCTGCTGCG TATGTGAAGCATCTTGCGTTCAACTTGGCAAGACAGGGTTGGAATGTTGTTGTAAGCAATCATCGTGGACTGGGAGGTGTATCTCTAACG TCTGATTGCTGTTATAATGCTGGATGGACTGAAGATCTACGGAAAATCATTGACCATATACGTTGTGAATATCCAGAAGCTCCTCTGTATGCTGTTGGAACTAGCATTGGTGCCAATATTCTG GTAAAATATCTTGGAGAGGATGGGGCAAATACTCCTCTTTTTGGTGCTGCAGCTATATGCTCTCCTTGGGACCTCTTG ATATGTGATAGGTTCATAAACCGTCGACCTATGCAGAAATTATATGACAGAGCACTAACAGTTGGCCTGCAAGGTTATGCACAATT GCATCAGTCTATCTTGTCTCGTCTTGCAAATTGGGAAGGCATTGAAAAG TCAAGTTCTCTTAGGGATTTTGACAACCATGCTACTCGAGTTCTTGGGAAATTTGAG ACTGTGGATACATATTATAGGAGATCAAGCAGTACTAATTATGTAGAAAATGTGTCAGTGCCTCTCCTGTGTGTCAGTGCTTTGGATGATCCAGTGTGCACCAGTGAAGCTATTCCATGGGATGAATGTAG GCTCAATGAAAATATTATTCTAGCTACTACACCGCATGGAGGACATCTAGCATTCTATGAGGGGATAACAGCATCTAGCATATG GTGGGTAAGAGTTGTTAATGAGTTCTTTGGTGTTCTAAGGATTAGCCCACATATTGAAGGAAGAAAGAAG ATGCAAGGTTCTACTATGCCCAAGCCACTGCAAAGTTCAATTGATCAGGCACCTTATTTGAATGTTATGGAGGATGGAATGGTGACTGCAATGAGCAATGAACAAACAGATGCTTTTGTAGAAGGCATTTCAGACGAGGATACAACTCACAGTAAGAAGGATGAAGGTACAATTTCTGATAAGGGAACAAGTGTTGACTTGACAGATAAACTAAACCCTGAGAAGCAAATAAAGCAGCAAGTGGAGCAAAATGTAAAGGATTTGATTGTCCCTGTTCAAGGACGCATTGATAAGCTTTCACGGCGGAGCAGACAATCAATCTGGTTGCTTGTGTACATTTCCATCATAACAACTTGGCCGTTTGTTGGCTCTGTTCTTCTTTCAGTTCTTAAGAGAAGGTTCAAAACTTTTAAACCAGGTACGTTGTTTAGAAAATAG